The proteins below come from a single Blastocatellia bacterium genomic window:
- a CDS encoding FAD-binding oxidoreductase, which produces MAAKFETATIAERIDLTPELAIFRIAPASKLDFLPGQFASLGVEEAGRILQRPYSMASAPHEPLLEFFVELVPGGRLTPRLWELRAGDHLLVGDQAAGTFYLDRKTGLTAHLMLCTVTGIAPFVSMIRTHQYELERGLHAEMRFAMIHGASYLREIDYYREEMAMIARQGWFDYVPTISRALENPDWQGEAGRIEDVTRKHADALGFDHRRAIAYACGHPTMVENARAILQRARFPKIQIHTEKYFTIRLPR; this is translated from the coding sequence GTGGCGGCGAAGTTTGAAACGGCGACCATTGCCGAGCGCATCGATCTGACGCCGGAGCTGGCGATCTTTCGCATCGCGCCGGCCTCGAAGCTCGATTTTCTGCCCGGCCAGTTCGCCTCGCTCGGCGTCGAAGAGGCGGGCCGCATTCTCCAACGCCCGTACTCGATGGCCTCGGCGCCGCACGAGCCGCTGCTTGAATTCTTCGTCGAACTGGTGCCGGGCGGGCGGCTGACGCCGCGGCTCTGGGAGCTGCGCGCCGGCGATCACCTGCTGGTCGGCGACCAGGCGGCGGGCACCTTTTACCTCGACCGCAAGACCGGCCTGACGGCTCACCTGATGCTATGCACGGTCACCGGCATTGCGCCGTTCGTCAGCATGATTCGCACCCATCAATACGAGCTCGAGCGCGGCCTGCATGCCGAGATGCGCTTTGCGATGATCCACGGCGCGAGCTATCTGCGTGAGATAGATTACTATCGCGAAGAGATGGCGATGATCGCGCGGCAAGGCTGGTTCGACTATGTGCCGACAATCAGCCGGGCTCTTGAAAATCCCGACTGGCAGGGCGAAGCCGGGCGCATCGAAGACGTGACCCGCAAGCACGCCGACGCGCTGGGGTTCGATCACCGGCGGGCGATTGCTTACGCTTGCGGCCATCCGACGATGGTCGAAAACGCCCGCGCCATCCTCCAGCGCGCCCGCTTCCCGAAGATACAGATTCACACCGAAAAGTATTTCACGATCCGGTTGCCGCGTTGA
- a CDS encoding peptidoglycan-binding protein translates to MEITELIPIPNGINQGVSPAHQHTMLALLGSPRGSFAADCQEVTNPTLARLIVTEDLGPFRVHGLRPAVETLQAIFADIKRENPEVFAALGTAGMLCARFVRGSQTSISNHSWGTAIDLKLKGQLDARGNGKVQAGLAAIAPIFNRHGYFWGAGFPTEDGMHFEASDEKIREWHAAGIFGDHLAEPPEPTLSLGDRGPAVKALQQALNAKGANLEVDGDFGRGTLAAVMDFQARNGLSVDGTVGPRTLRALGL, encoded by the coding sequence ATGGAAATCACCGAATTAATTCCCATCCCGAACGGAATCAATCAGGGGGTGAGTCCCGCGCACCAGCACACGATGCTGGCGCTGTTGGGCAGCCCGCGGGGCAGCTTTGCCGCAGACTGCCAGGAGGTGACGAACCCGACACTGGCCCGACTCATCGTCACTGAAGACCTCGGCCCATTCCGGGTGCATGGCCTGCGCCCCGCCGTCGAGACCTTACAAGCAATCTTCGCCGACATCAAGCGCGAGAACCCCGAAGTCTTTGCCGCGCTCGGTACCGCCGGGATGCTCTGCGCCCGCTTCGTCAGAGGCTCGCAGACCTCGATCAGCAATCACTCGTGGGGCACCGCTATAGACCTCAAGCTGAAGGGCCAGCTCGATGCCCGCGGCAACGGCAAGGTGCAGGCTGGCCTGGCGGCTATCGCGCCGATCTTTAACCGCCACGGCTATTTCTGGGGCGCCGGCTTCCCGACCGAAGACGGCATGCACTTCGAGGCGAGCGATGAAAAGATTCGCGAGTGGCATGCCGCAGGCATCTTCGGCGACCACCTGGCCGAGCCGCCAGAGCCGACCTTGAGTTTGGGCGACCGCGGCCCCGCGGTCAAAGCCTTACAGCAAGCGCTCAACGCAAAGGGCGCAAACCTCGAAGTGGATGGCGACTTCGGTCGCGGAACGCTTGCGGCGGTCATGGATTTTCAAGCCAGGAACGGCCTGTCGGTAGACGGGACGGTCGGGCCGCGAACCCTCAGGGCGCTGGGGCTGTGA